GCGCAAGAACAGGATTCGACCGGGATGGTTAGGCAGATTGTCGGCAGTACGCCTGGGGCTATTTCGTACGTTGCCTTTTCCTATATCGATAAAACGGTTCAGAGCCTGTCGGTAGATGGCGTTGCGCCGACTGATACCAATGTGACAACCAACCGGTGGCGGATCTGGTCGTATGAACACATGTACACGAAGGGGCAACCGCGCGGGCTAACCAAGCAATTCTTGGCTTATATTATGTCATCACCGATTCAAAAAAAGCTGGTGCAGAAAATGGGCTATATCCCGATGACCCAGATGAAGGTCGTCCGTGATGCCAGTGGCCATGTTAGCAAGCAATAACTGCACAACGGCAGCTTTTTGACGGGCACTTTGCAGCCGAGTGCGCTGTGAATGTGGCGCTCGGCACCGAAGCACGTGGATCGTTGCCAAGGAGCGCCATTTATTGACATGCATGGGCTCGGTGATGAGATTTTAGGAGGATTATGATGGATCCAATTCGAGAAGCGATGTTAAAAAAATCGCGTTCAGCCAAGTTAGAGCGGCGCGGCAAAATGATTAGCCTATTTTGTATCACCTTGATTGTGATTGTGGTGGTGGCCATCTTTTTCTTTGTTGCATCAAAAGGACTGGCAACCTTTTTCCAAAACAAAATCAATCCTTGGTCGTTCTTGACTAAGAGTGTTTGGAACCCTTCGATTAAGGATGCTCATGGGAATCCCGAAGTCGGGGCTTTGCCGATGATTGTCGGCTCGTTTGGCGTCACGTTCCTTTCGGCAATTATCGCGACGCCTTTTGCGGTTGGTGCCGGCATTTTTATGACTGAAATTTCCCGTAAATGGGGGCAAAAGATTCTGCAACCGGTCATTGAGCTGCTGGTTGGGATTCCGTCAGTGGTTTATGGCTTCATCGGTTTGTCCGTCATCGTGCCGTTCATTCGTCACATTTTTGGCGGCACCGGCTTTGGGATTCTGGCCGGGACGTTTGTTTTGTTCGTCATGATCTTACCAACCGTGACGTCCATGACGGTTGATGCCTTAAAAGCGGTGCCGCGCCATTATCGTGAGGCATCGTTGGCCTTGGGTGCGACTCGCTGGCAAACGACTTACCGAGTTGTCTTGCGAGCAGCCATTCCCGGCATTTTGACCGGGATCGTGTTCGGCATGGCACGGGCGTTTGGTGAAGCCTTGGCGGTGCAGATGGTCATCGGGAATGCGGCTTTGTTGCCAAAGAATCTGGTGTCTCCGGCCTCGACACTGACATCGGTTTTAACCAGCGGCATCGGCAACACTGTCATGGGATCGCTTGATAACAATGCGTTGTGGTCCTTGGCCCTGCTGCTACTCCTAATGTCACTGGCCTTTAACCTGTTGATTCGGTGGATCGGGAAGAAAGGGGAACTGAACAAATGAATCCGAAAATTGCGGATAAAGTGGCAACCACAGTGCTTTACATTATCTCAGGCATCATCATTATTATTTTGGCAAGCCTGCTTGGTTATATTCTGTTTCAAGGGGTTCCCCATATTTCCTGGCACTTTCTGACAAGTCCGGCGCAAAGCTTTGAGGCTGGCGGTGGGATTGGCATTCAACTATTCAACTCGTTTTATTTGTTGCTGCTGGCCATGTTGATTTCAACGCCGATTTCCTTGGGGGCCGGCATTTACTTGAGTGAATACGCAAAGAAAAACTGGTTGACGGATGTGATCCGGACTTCCATTGAAATCCTGAGTTCGTTGCCATCAGTTGTTGTCGGTTTGTTTGGTTTCCTGATTTTTGTTTTGCAGTTTAAGTTTGGATTTTCGATTTTGTCGGGTGCGCTGGCATTGACGGTTTTCAACTTGCCACTGTTAACGCGAAATGTTGAAGATTCATTGCGCGGCGTTGGCAATGAGCAGCGCGAAGCAGGCTTGGCCCTTGGACTTTCACGCTGGGAAACGGTGTTACATGTCGTGATGCCTGAAGCGTTGCCGGGGATCATTACCGGGATGATTCTTGGCGCCGGCCGTGTGTTCGGTGAAGCTGCGGCATTGATTTATACGGCTGGACAAAGTGCGCCGGCGCTTGATTTTACCAATTGGAATCCAGCGAACATTGCTAGCCCGTTGAACCCGTTCCGCCCAGCCGAGACGCTGGCGGTGCATATCTGGAAAATCAACTCTGAAGGGATTCAGCCGGATGCGGTTGCGGTTTCCGCCGGTGCCAGTGCGGTGCTGGTTATCGCCGTTCTAATCTTCAATGTGGGTGCGCGGTATTTTGGTAATCGTTTATTCAAAAAGATGACCGCCGCTTAATGCGTGGTTCACGATGATGATTTGCGCGGATGACGTGATGAAGATAGTCATGGCGCCTATCATGAAAAGGCATGGAGGTTCAAGATGCAAGAACTTGAAAAGTATTCTTTAGATGATACGTATATCCGCCCGTTTGATCGGGACAAGCAGGAGATTGCCATTGAAACGAAGGACCTGCATGTTTTTTATGGCGACAGTGAGGCCATTCACGGCGTATCGCTGCCTTTTGAACGGTATAAAATCACCGCATTGATCGGCTCGAGTGGCTCCGGGAAGTCGACCTACTTGCGTTCGCTGAATCGAATGAACGATAATATTGAAAGTGCCCGTGTCACTGGCAAGATCATGTATCGCAACATCGATATTAACAGCGATGCCGTTGATGTCTATGAAATGCGCAAACACATCGGAATGGTTTTCCAACGGCCTAATCCGTTTGCGAAGTCTATTTATGACAATATTGCCTTTGCATTACGCCGCTTTGGTCTTAAGGACAAAAAGAAGCTGGATGAGATTGTTGAAACCAGTTTGAAGCAAGCCGCCTTATGGGATCAGGTTAAAGATGATCTGAATCAAAGCGGCATGTCGCTGTCAGGTGGTCAGGCACAACGGTTGTGTATCGCCCGGGCCATTGCAATGAAGCCGGATATTCTGTTGCTTGATGAGCCGGCCAGTGCGTTGGATCCGATTTCGACTTCAGCGGTCGAAGATACCTTGCTAGCGTTGAAGGATAAGTATACGATTATCATCGTGACACATAACATGCAGCAGGCAGCTCGGATTAGCGACTATACCGCGTTCTTTTATAGCGGCGCCGCACTTGAATATGATGAAACCCGTAAGATCTTCACGCGTCCCAAGATTAAAGCAACCAACGATTATGTTTCCGGACATTTCGGCTAGGAGGTCCCCATGGCTGAAGCACAAAAAATCATTACCAGTTCAGATGTTCATCTTTTTTACGGCAAGTTTGAAGCACTAAAAGGGATCAGTCTGGATTTCAACCAGCATGAAATCACGGCTTTAATCGGGCCTTCAGGTTGTGGCAAATCGACTTATTTACGCACCCTGAATCGGATGAACGATCTGATCCCAGGCGTCACGATTACCGGCACGATCAGCTTGCGTGGCCAAAACATCTATGCGCCAAGCGAAGATGTGGTTCAGTTACGCAAGCAAGTTGGCATGGTGTTTCAACAACCGAATCCTTTTCCTTTTTCGATTTATGAAAATGTGATTTATGGATTACGTTTGGCCGGTGTTAAAGATAAAAGTAAGCTGGATGAAGCCGTTGAAACAAGCTTAAAGCAAGCGGCCATTTGGGATGAAGTCAAAGACCATTTGCATGACAGTGCGTTATCATTGTCAGGTGGCCAACAACAGCGGGTGTGCATCGCGCGGGTGCTGGCGGTTAAGCCGGATGTTATTTTGTTGGATGAACCGACCAGTGCCTTGGATCCGATATCCAGCACTCAGATCGAAAATATGTTGCTGGGCTTACGCGATCAGTACACGATTATTTTGGTAACGCACAGTATGCATCAAGCATCCCGAATCTCGGACAAAACGGCCTTTTTCTTAACCGGTAATTTGATCGAATTCGCTGACACGAAACAAATGTTTTTAAATCCAAAAGAAAAGGAAACCGAAGACTACATCACTGGACGCTTCGGGTAGGAGGGGTAGTATGCGACGACTTTTTGTTGACGAATTGAACGATCTTCATGTACGTTTTTCGGAAATGGGGATGATGGTCAATGAGGCCATCTATAAGTCCGTGAAAGCCTTCATTAATCATGACAAGAGTTTGGCCCGCGAAGTGATCCAGGAAGACAAACACATCAATGAACGCGAAGTCGATTTGGAAAAACGCAGCTTTGAACTGATTGCTCTGCAGCAACCGGTTACGACGGATCTGCGGGTGATTGTGACGGTGATGAAGGCCAGTTCTGATCTCGAACGAATGGGTGATCATGCGGTTTCCATTGCCAAATCAACGATTCGCGTCAAAGGCAAAACCCGGGTGCCGCAAATCGAAACCGAGATTGCCGGCATGGCCGAAGCGGTCAAGGAAATGGTAGAGCAGGTTTTGGACGCCTATGTTAAGGAAGACTCCGCGCGGGCGCGCAAAATTGCGCTTGAAGACCACGGAATTAACGACTTCTCATCCCGAATTTATAAAGAATGTATTCGCCAGATGCAGGATAACCCGGAAACCGTGGTTGGCTCGATGGACTACATGCTGGTCTCCTCTTATCTGGAACGGATCGGCGATTATGTCACCAACATCTGCGAGTGGATTGTTTACTTAAAGACCGGGAAGATCACTGAACTTAACTCTAATGCGATTGAAGACAAGTTCTGATGAAGGAACACTTTAACAATGGGGATTGTTAAAAGTGCCCAGTTAGTATTTATGCTCAATCAACAGGCAGGACCATAAATTCACAGCTACAGCAAAAAGCAAACATGCTCTGCGATAACGAGGGAGTATGTTTGCCTTTTTGTTTCCCTGAAGTAATCTGGTGGGTTTATTTAAGATATGAGTGCCAAAGCGGAGCAATCGTAGGCCAGATGGGGCTCAGGGGTGAAGTTGGCATTAAACGGGCGGTTTTCCCGTTTTAGGCCAAGGCCGAGCTTTGAGACTCAGCCGGGTTTGCTGAGGCTCAAAGTCGTGCCCACCCCTCTAGCTTCGCGGTCGCCAGCCCCAGATGGACGGAGATTGCGGAGTTTGGCACGGCTTGGAACTTATTGCCTAAGCTTTTTCGACCGTTCAGAATCAAACTATGAGCGCACCTACTAAATTATGATTTAACCTCGTTATAAATGAACCGTCCGCCTTCCGTCCCGTTTAAAAATCAACCTTTGGACCTATGCGCTGTGGTCAAATTCCGTGCATACTAATCATGTAATCAAATCCTGGAGGGATAACCCATGAATGAACGCGAAAGAATTTTAGACCTCGTCAAAAAAGGCGTCATTTCAAGCGAAGAGGCACTGGTACTTTTGGAGAACCTCGCCAAACAGCAAGGCTCCCAAGCCGACAGCCCGGCCGATCATACTGCTCCCGAAGACAACTCGGAGTCAGATACGCATGATCAAGCCAAGCACGATGATCACGAAGAAACCGATACTGACACAGATGCCGCGTTGACCGAACTCAACACCGAGATTGCCGAAGCAGCCGGTGCGTTGGATGCGGCAACAACGCAAGTAACCAGCATCAACAAGCAAATTGAAGCTAATAACGAACAGATTATCGTCTTAGACACGATGGAAGATCTTGAAGCTTTGTCCCCAGAGAAATACCAAAAGCGTGGGGAATTAAAGCAGGAGAATCAGAAACTCACCGATCAACTAGCCGAGTTAAACGGCCAGGTTGAGTCGCTCAAAGCTAACCTCGCCACACTTCGTCATCAGAAACACGATCTGGAACGTCAAAAGATCAGTGATAAGATTTTCAATGACGAGTGGCAAAAAGATGCCCGTGACGTCTTTTCCGAACTTGGCAAAAATATCGGGGATGCGACCTCGCAAATCGGCGGCTTTGTCAAAGATACCGTCAACAATGTACTAGACAATGTTGATTGGAAGAATGTCACCGTTACCGTTCCTGGCCTAGCCACAGAGAAGTTCGAGCATGTGTTCGAATTTCCTGACAGTAAGGCAACCATTTTGGATGTGAAGGTTGCGAATGGCGACGTGCACTTTAAGCCTTGGGATCAACCGGGTATTCAAGTCGAAGCTGCCATCAAGCTGTACGGCAAAATGGATGCGCCGACGCCGCTGGACGCGTTTAACGACCGCAGCCGGATTGATGTCACCGATGATCATTTCAGTTTCCAGGTGCCTAATAAGCGCGTTCAGGCCGACCTAGTCATTTCACTGCCAAAACGCAGCTACGATCATGTGGCGGTGCGCTTACTCAACGGTAGTGCGGACCTGACCGGCATGAGCGGAAAAGATTTTTATGTCAAGAGTACCAATGGTCAAATGACCTTCACTAATATTGATGGTGTCATGATCGAAAGTGAAGGTGTTAATGGCTCTA
Above is a window of Lacticaseibacillus casei DSM 20011 = JCM 1134 = ATCC 393 DNA encoding:
- the phoU gene encoding phosphate signaling complex protein PhoU, which produces MRRLFVDELNDLHVRFSEMGMMVNEAIYKSVKAFINHDKSLAREVIQEDKHINEREVDLEKRSFELIALQQPVTTDLRVIVTVMKASSDLERMGDHAVSIAKSTIRVKGKTRVPQIETEIAGMAEAVKEMVEQVLDAYVKEDSARARKIALEDHGINDFSSRIYKECIRQMQDNPETVVGSMDYMLVSSYLERIGDYVTNICEWIVYLKTGKITELNSNAIEDKF
- the pstA gene encoding phosphate ABC transporter permease PstA, which translates into the protein MNPKIADKVATTVLYIISGIIIIILASLLGYILFQGVPHISWHFLTSPAQSFEAGGGIGIQLFNSFYLLLLAMLISTPISLGAGIYLSEYAKKNWLTDVIRTSIEILSSLPSVVVGLFGFLIFVLQFKFGFSILSGALALTVFNLPLLTRNVEDSLRGVGNEQREAGLALGLSRWETVLHVVMPEALPGIITGMILGAGRVFGEAAALIYTAGQSAPALDFTNWNPANIASPLNPFRPAETLAVHIWKINSEGIQPDAVAVSAGASAVLVIAVLIFNVGARYFGNRLFKKMTAA
- the liaX gene encoding daptomycin-sensing surface protein LiaX: MNERERILDLVKKGVISSEEALVLLENLAKQQGSQADSPADHTAPEDNSESDTHDQAKHDDHEETDTDTDAALTELNTEIAEAAGALDAATTQVTSINKQIEANNEQIIVLDTMEDLEALSPEKYQKRGELKQENQKLTDQLAELNGQVESLKANLATLRHQKHDLERQKISDKIFNDEWQKDARDVFSELGKNIGDATSQIGGFVKDTVNNVLDNVDWKNVTVTVPGLATEKFEHVFEFPDSKATILDVKVANGDVHFKPWDQPGIQVEAAIKLYGKMDAPTPLDAFNDRSRIDVTDDHFSFQVPNKRVQADLVISLPKRSYDHVAVRLLNGSADLTGMSGKDFYVKSTNGQMTFTNIDGVMIESEGVNGSIKVQGGHTHDLLLTTVNGDVSVDADPASAALKTVNGTVRATYHTDFTKIEGTSMNGNVKVAVPASIALNGEARTHFGSIKSRLSNVTEPAKGSKRFGLERPGTGSSELKLNTTSGNIQLKDSND
- the pstC gene encoding phosphate ABC transporter permease subunit PstC; this encodes MDPIREAMLKKSRSAKLERRGKMISLFCITLIVIVVVAIFFFVASKGLATFFQNKINPWSFLTKSVWNPSIKDAHGNPEVGALPMIVGSFGVTFLSAIIATPFAVGAGIFMTEISRKWGQKILQPVIELLVGIPSVVYGFIGLSVIVPFIRHIFGGTGFGILAGTFVLFVMILPTVTSMTVDALKAVPRHYREASLALGATRWQTTYRVVLRAAIPGILTGIVFGMARAFGEALAVQMVIGNAALLPKNLVSPASTLTSVLTSGIGNTVMGSLDNNALWSLALLLLLMSLAFNLLIRWIGKKGELNK
- the pstB gene encoding phosphate ABC transporter ATP-binding protein PstB; translated protein: MAEAQKIITSSDVHLFYGKFEALKGISLDFNQHEITALIGPSGCGKSTYLRTLNRMNDLIPGVTITGTISLRGQNIYAPSEDVVQLRKQVGMVFQQPNPFPFSIYENVIYGLRLAGVKDKSKLDEAVETSLKQAAIWDEVKDHLHDSALSLSGGQQQRVCIARVLAVKPDVILLDEPTSALDPISSTQIENMLLGLRDQYTIILVTHSMHQASRISDKTAFFLTGNLIEFADTKQMFLNPKEKETEDYITGRFG
- the pstB gene encoding phosphate ABC transporter ATP-binding protein PstB; amino-acid sequence: MQELEKYSLDDTYIRPFDRDKQEIAIETKDLHVFYGDSEAIHGVSLPFERYKITALIGSSGSGKSTYLRSLNRMNDNIESARVTGKIMYRNIDINSDAVDVYEMRKHIGMVFQRPNPFAKSIYDNIAFALRRFGLKDKKKLDEIVETSLKQAALWDQVKDDLNQSGMSLSGGQAQRLCIARAIAMKPDILLLDEPASALDPISTSAVEDTLLALKDKYTIIIVTHNMQQAARISDYTAFFYSGAALEYDETRKIFTRPKIKATNDYVSGHFG